A portion of the Cryptomeria japonica chromosome 5, Sugi_1.0, whole genome shotgun sequence genome contains these proteins:
- the LOC131042614 gene encoding uncharacterized protein LOC131042614 has translation MEGGNNSKASGDISKKRRVKSLCRGIKALSPLRYLAKARDFYMKSISECAGRANYSGLGVSILGLPKSFSICSLRNDDEFAELVSAASQRSESSPVAQQKVIPKSFSSNRAPSVGRIDEDSPCYFGGSFRKIAAQPDLRFPRTRSCRPARTSLCPK, from the coding sequence ATGGAAGGCGGCAATAATAGCAAAGCCAGCGGTGACATTTCCAAAAAGAGGCGAGTTAAATCATTGTGTAGGGGAATAAAGGCTTTGTCCCCTCTTCGCTACCTTGCCAAAGCCAGAGACTTTTATATGAAAAGCATATCTGAGTGTGCAGGGAGGGCTAATTATAGCGGTCTTGGTGTTTCTATTCTCGGCCTGCCAAAGAGCTTCAGCATCTGCTCTCTTAGAAATGATGATGAATTTGCTGAGCTTGTTAGTGCCGCTTCACAGAGGAGCGAATCATCTCCTGTGGCACAACAGAAGGTGATTCCGAAAAGCTTTAGCAGTAATAGGGCACCTTCTGTGGGAAGGATTGACGAGGACAGCCCCTGCTATTTTGGTGGGTCTTTCAGAAAGATTGCTGCCCAACCAGATCTTCGTTTCCCTCGTACGCGAAGCTGTCGTCCTGCGAGAACTTCCCTCTGTCCAAAATAA